The window CGTCGAACTGCGTGGGCGCCGACTCCACCAGGCTGGGGTCCTTCAACAGGTCGTCGGGGTCGTAGCGCACGGGCAGGCCGGCCCAGAACTGCTCGGCCGCCCGCTCCGGATCGGTGTAGATCCGCCCGCAGATCAGCTCCAGGAAGCCCTCCTCGCGCACGCGGCGGCTAAGCCGGTACCCGAGGTCCTGGTACATCCGCCCGTAGCCGCCGTCGCCGCGCATGAAGCCGCGCACGATGTCCCACGTGAGCGGCCGGGGCGCGGACAGCGTCTCGGACAGGTTGTGGACGATCCAGACGCGGTGGCCGCCGTCCAGGCTCGCGCGCAGCCGCTCGATCTCCTCCAGGCGTCCGCGCTCCACGTCGCGCGCGACGTCCAGCCCGCGCACGGGGCGCGCCTGCAGCAGCGCGAACCCGCCCTCGTCGATCCCCCATTCGAGGTCCACCGGGTGGCCGAAGTAGTCCTCGACCCTCCGGGCGATCGCCGCCAGCTCGGCAAGCTGCGGGTCGGTGAGCGAGGCCCCGTCGGCACGCGCGCACGGGTCTTCGCCCTGGAAGGACAGCCCGAGCATGGCGCTCTGCTTGCGCCCGACGGAACGCTGCTTGATCTCGAAGGTCCCGGCGTCCAGCACGAAGCGGTCCGGTTCGACGTCGCCGCTGACGATGGACTCGCCGAGGCCGTAGGAGCTCTCGATCACCATCTCGCCGGCGTCGGGACGCACCGGGTTGGCCGTGAAGGCGATGCCGGAGACGCGGCTGTCGAACATGGACTGCACGGTGACGGCCGTGCCCTCCAAGTGCTCCAGTCCATGCGCCCTGCGGTAGACGATGGCCTGCTCGTTGTGCCAGGAGTCGAAGACCGCCTCGATGCACTCGCGCAGTGCGTCCCAGGGCGTGCGGGGAAACGCCCGGCCCGTGCGCTCCTCGTAGAGGGCCGTCCATGCCTCGGCGCGACGGCGGTCGTCGGTGTCGCCGGCCGCCGCGAAGTCGTCCGGGGGGATGTCGGCCACCGTGGCGGCGAACTGGCGCACGAAGCCGGCGTAGACCTGCCAGAAGCGGTCGGCATCCGGCACCTGGTCGGCCAGCCCGCGATGCAGGCCGCAGTTCAGGATCGTGTCCATCATGCCGGGCATCGACTGCGCGGCGCCCGAGCGCACCGAGACGAGCAGCGGCCGCGCGCCGGCGCCGAAGGGCCGGCCCACCGTGTCCTGGAGTCGCTCCAGGTACTGGCGCACGCCCTCCTCGAGCCCCTCCGGCCAGCGCCGTTCATTCTGGTGGAAGTGCCGGCAGCAGGCGACGCTGATGGTGAACCCGGGGGGCACCGGCAGGCCGGCGGCGCTCATGGCCGCCAGGCTGGCGCCCTTGCCGCCCAGCAGGTCCTTGCGCGAGGGGTCGCCCTCGGCCTCACCGCGGCCGAAGAAGTAGATCATCCTGTCTTGCGTCCCGGTCACTCTTGCGCCTCAGGTTTCAGGCAGACGAGCCCGCGCCGCAGCGTCGGGAACAGCACGTGCGACTCGATCACCACGGCGGGGGCCAGCACGTCGCCCATCCACCGCGTCAATGACCAGCGTTCGCTGCCGGCCTGCGGGGCGTTCAGATTCCAGCGCCGCAGGTCGTCCGCGGTGAAATACAGCAGTTCGTCATGCGTCAGCACGGGCGGCAGCCCGGCCAGTGCGCCCTCGACGCCCGCCAACACCTCGCCCTGGTACGGATCCACCAGATGGATGCGGCCGTCGTCGGTCACGCACGCCAGCCGGACGTCGTTGAACGCCAGCCGGGCGGAGACCGCGCCGCACGGCACCCGCAGCGCCTGCGAGTCGCCCGTCGGATCCAGGCCGGCCAGACCGTCCTCGAGCCCGACCCAGACCCGTCCGGCCGCGAAGACCGGCCCGGTGCGGGGCGGAGTCTCCAACGACTGCGTCCAGAGCCGTTCGCCGCTCAGGGCATCCAGCGCCAGGACGCTGCCCGGCGCCGATGCCGCCACGAACAGGAGGTCGTCGAGCAGGAACGGCAGGCCGACGACAGGGCCCGCGCGGACGCTCCAGAGCCCCGGCGGCGTGCCGTCCGAGGAGATCGACAGGCAGGAGAGGCCCTCGGCGACGTCCGCGATGAAAAGCCGGTCCGGTGTGATGAAGAAACGGCCGGACGCGTCGCCGCTGACGGGCCGCGCCCAGAGTTCGGTCCCCGTCTCAGCGTTCAGGCAGTGGAGCGCGCGCCCCTGGTCGCCGGGCTCGCCGTCGACGAAGAACACCCGATCGGCCGTCGCGGCGGCCGAGACGACAACGGCGTTGGCCGCCGGCGCGAACCACGCGCGCGTGGGGCGGCCGCCGGGGTCCTCCCCGTAGTCGAACCGGGCCAGGCCGTGCTGCCCGCCGTCGGTCAGGCCCACGTAGCAGGCGCCCGGCAGCCCGGCCACCGGCGTGCGGCTCTCCAGGGACCGCGCCACCTCGCCGTCCTCGCCCACGTAGCCGGTCCAGGCAAAGGCCCCGGCGGCCGTGATGACGCTGTCGTCGGTCCAGCCCGAACGGCCCGGCCCGCCCAGTTCGCCCGCCCAGATGGGCGGCTTGACCTCGGCGCCCGGACGGCCGACGCACATCAGCCCGTTGTTGGTCGTCCCGACGTAGACGTGGCCGCGCGCCAGCACGGGCGAGCTGCTGGACGGCGAGCCGAGCGAGACCTTCCAGACGGACGTCATCCGCTCCCGGTCCAGCCCGTACAGGACGCCGGCCTCGGTGACGGCGTAGAGGAGCTTGCGCCCGACGGCGACCGAGCCGGTGATGGGGGAATGCGCGTCGAACGGCCGCCCCACCGCCCCGCCCGTGGCGGCATCCACGCAGTAGGCGTGGCCGTCGCGCGAGCCGAAGTAGAGCCGGCCGTCGGCCTCGGCGATCGTGCCCAGGACGGTCCGCTCCGTGTCGAACGGCCATTCCACCTCCTGTGTGGCCAGGTCGATGCACCAGACCTGCCCGCCCTTGCGGATGTGTGCCACGGCGGCGTCGGCCTCCTCGGGCGAGGCGCCCTGGCGGATGAGCGCGGCGCGCCGGATCTCCCGCACGGCCTCGGCCGTGTTGATGAAGTCCCCGTGCCCCATGCCGACGAACAGCTTCCCGCCGGCGACCGTCGGACTGGAGAAGACCGGACACGGCGTCTCGACCCGCCACAGCTCCCGGCCCGTGTCGGCGTCGACGCAGACGACGGCCTGCCCGCCGATGCCGAGCCCGAAGTAGACCCGGCCGTCTTCGTAGACGGGTGAGGTCTCACAATCGGGGTAATCCTCGCCCTTCAGGTGCCAGAGCACGACGCCCTCGCCGGACCCGTCGCCCTCCAGGTCGAAGCAGTACAGCCCGTCGTCGCCCGCGCCGATGAACACCTTGCCGTCGGCGATGCAGGGCGAGGACTCGACGTGGCTGGCCGTGCGGTAGCTCCACAGCTTGACGGCCCGTCCGCGCGCATTGCTCTGGTCCAGGTCCAGGCAGAAGACGCGGGCGTCGCTGGTGAGGTGGAGGCCCTCCCCCACGACGAGGTACCGGCCCAGGACGGCCGGCGAGCTGAACGTCGCGCGGTAGCCCTCGGCCGTGAACTCCCAGGCCAGTTCGCCCGTCTCGGCGTCCAGGCAGTTGATCGCACCCTCGGTCGCGAAGACCCCGGGCCGGGCGCTGGTCGCGTAGACGCGGTTGCCGACGACCGTCGGGGAGGAGTAGTAGGACTTGACGTCGCCCCGGAAGAACCGCCAGACCACGTTGCCGTGGGCGGGATCCTCGGCCTCGCCGAGCACGGCGCCGCGGCGCTGCGCGCCCCCCCGCCACATGGGCCAGTCGGCACCGGACACGGCGGCCCCCACGTCGGCCGCTGCGCCCGGGAAGACGTCCCCCCAGAAGTACACCAGCCCCCAGATGCCCAGCCCGATGCCCAGGCAGGCGAACTTCTGCGCCCAGAGCAACTGGAGGAACCGCTTGATGGCCGACGGCCGCAGCAGCGCCAGCAGCGTCGTGCCCAGCGCCACCAGGATGCCGGGCAGGATCG of the Candidatus Brocadiaceae bacterium genome contains:
- a CDS encoding PQQ-binding-like beta-propeller repeat protein, with product MVLTGAMGLDGLLPLGVVPVLVGPLQALMAILPGILVALGTTLLALLRPSAIKRFLQLLWAQKFACLGIGLGIWGLVYFWGDVFPGAAADVGAAVSGADWPMWRGGAQRRGAVLGEAEDPAHGNVVWRFFRGDVKSYYSSPTVVGNRVYATSARPGVFATEGAINCLDAETGELAWEFTAEGYRATFSSPAVLGRYLVVGEGLHLTSDARVFCLDLDQSNARGRAVKLWSYRTASHVESSPCIADGKVFIGAGDDGLYCFDLEGDGSGEGVVLWHLKGEDYPDCETSPVYEDGRVYFGLGIGGQAVVCVDADTGRELWRVETPCPVFSSPTVAGGKLFVGMGHGDFINTAEAVREIRRAALIRQGASPEEADAAVAHIRKGGQVWCIDLATQEVEWPFDTERTVLGTIAEADGRLYFGSRDGHAYCVDAATGGAVGRPFDAHSPITGSVAVGRKLLYAVTEAGVLYGLDRERMTSVWKVSLGSPSSSSPVLARGHVYVGTTNNGLMCVGRPGAEVKPPIWAGELGGPGRSGWTDDSVITAAGAFAWTGYVGEDGEVARSLESRTPVAGLPGACYVGLTDGGQHGLARFDYGEDPGGRPTRAWFAPAANAVVVSAAATADRVFFVDGEPGDQGRALHCLNAETGTELWARPVSGDASGRFFITPDRLFIADVAEGLSCLSISSDGTPPGLWSVRAGPVVGLPFLLDDLLFVAASAPGSVLALDALSGERLWTQSLETPPRTGPVFAAGRVWVGLEDGLAGLDPTGDSQALRVPCGAVSARLAFNDVRLACVTDDGRIHLVDPYQGEVLAGVEGALAGLPPVLTHDELLYFTADDLRRWNLNAPQAGSERWSLTRWMGDVLAPAVVIESHVLFPTLRRGLVCLKPEAQE